One window of the Chryseotalea sp. WA131a genome contains the following:
- a CDS encoding agmatine deiminase family protein, whose protein sequence is MKTPKELGYHFPAEFAPHTATWLSWPHKEASWPGKIDTIFPVYAQFIKQVAEGEKVNINLLDEKMKQFAVSHLEKVGADLKNIQFFFHPTNDAWCRDHGPAFLINPTEKKKMIVDWGYNAWGGKYPPFDLDDVIPTLIAKHFNIPVVHPGIVMEGGSVEFNGKGTLLTTRACLLNPNRNPHLNQSQIEEYLTNYYGVNHILWLGDGIIGDDTDGHIDDLTRFVNSDTVVTIVEENRNDDNYEILQDNLKELKTLRLENGNQLNIVELPMPAPVVYDDQRLPASYANFYIANKYVVVPTFRDKNDDKALTILQSCFPDRKVIGLDSTDIIWGLGSFHCLSQQEPKIL, encoded by the coding sequence ATGAAGACTCCCAAAGAACTCGGCTACCACTTCCCCGCAGAATTTGCTCCACACACCGCTACATGGCTAAGCTGGCCGCACAAAGAAGCCTCTTGGCCAGGAAAAATTGATACTATTTTTCCGGTGTATGCACAGTTTATCAAGCAGGTCGCTGAAGGCGAAAAGGTGAACATCAATTTGCTGGATGAGAAGATGAAGCAGTTTGCTGTTTCTCATTTGGAAAAAGTGGGCGCGGATCTAAAAAACATTCAATTCTTTTTTCACCCGACTAACGATGCGTGGTGCCGCGACCACGGTCCCGCATTTTTGATTAACCCAACGGAGAAAAAGAAAATGATCGTGGACTGGGGCTATAACGCGTGGGGCGGAAAGTATCCTCCCTTTGATTTAGATGATGTGATTCCTACGTTGATTGCAAAGCATTTTAACATACCAGTAGTGCATCCTGGTATTGTGATGGAGGGAGGCTCAGTAGAATTTAACGGAAAGGGAACGCTATTAACCACACGCGCTTGTTTACTTAATCCTAATCGTAACCCGCATTTGAATCAGTCGCAAATTGAGGAGTACCTGACTAATTATTATGGAGTGAATCACATCCTTTGGTTGGGCGATGGCATTATCGGAGACGATACCGATGGTCACATTGATGATCTTACCCGGTTCGTAAATAGTGATACGGTGGTAACGATTGTGGAGGAAAATAGAAATGATGATAACTACGAAATTCTTCAAGACAACCTTAAGGAATTGAAAACACTTCGTTTAGAAAATGGTAACCAGCTAAACATCGTTGAGTTACCCATGCCCGCTCCCGTTGTTTATGATGACCAAAGGTTGCCAGCGTCTTATGCTAATTTTTATATTGCCAACAAATACGTAGTTGTTCCGACTTTCAGAGATAAAAACGATGATAAAGCATTGACTATTCTTCAATCATGCTTTCCGGATAGAAAAGTGATTGGGTTAGATTCTACGGATATCATATGGGGTCTTGGCTCGTTTCATTGTTTGAGCCAGCAAGAGCCAAAAATATTATAA
- a CDS encoding PLDc N-terminal domain-containing protein — MQLINSPSSLVLWQVMVIANVSLLVFVFFTVLKRQITSFEKVAWLLISAFVPFIGSLAYIITFFLKKKITQ; from the coding sequence ATGCAATTAATAAATTCTCCTTCAAGTCTAGTACTGTGGCAGGTCATGGTTATTGCAAATGTTTCATTATTAGTATTTGTTTTTTTTACTGTTCTCAAAAGGCAAATAACATCCTTTGAAAAAGTAGCATGGCTTTTAATATCTGCGTTTGTGCCTTTCATCGGTTCTTTAGCTTACATCATTACTTTTTTCTTAAAAAAGAAAATCACTCAGTAA
- a CDS encoding 5-formyltetrahydrofolate cyclo-ligase, with protein MTKAEARKEFIQKRQALSEGEFQNLNLQLYNHFFAQVDLSFIKCLHVFLPIEGKREPDTWQIIDRIRREFPHIRIIIPRVKDDELENTYFEGYHQLKKNKWGILEPEQGVPAPTEKIDMVLVPLLAFDKVGHRVGYGKGFYDKFLAECRIRCHRVGISLFQPIDMIEDVGEDDITLTHCLTPSGVLKFNLL; from the coding sequence ATGACTAAGGCCGAAGCCCGAAAAGAATTTATTCAAAAAAGGCAAGCTTTATCCGAAGGCGAGTTTCAAAATCTAAATCTGCAGCTTTATAATCATTTTTTTGCACAGGTTGATTTGTCGTTTATCAAGTGTCTCCATGTTTTTTTACCCATAGAGGGAAAACGAGAGCCTGACACGTGGCAGATTATTGATCGCATCAGGAGGGAGTTTCCGCACATCCGCATTATCATTCCCAGAGTTAAAGATGATGAACTAGAAAATACTTATTTCGAAGGATATCATCAACTTAAAAAAAACAAATGGGGCATATTGGAGCCTGAACAGGGTGTACCCGCGCCTACTGAAAAAATAGACATGGTACTGGTGCCACTGTTGGCATTTGACAAAGTAGGCCACCGTGTGGGTTATGGAAAAGGTTTTTACGACAAATTCTTAGCCGAGTGTCGAATCCGTTGCCATCGAGTAGGTATTTCTCTTTTTCAACCCATCGACATGATTGAGGATGTTGGCGAAGACGACATTACGCTCACGCACTGCCTAACGCCTTCGGGCGTATTGAAATTCAACCTTCTTTAA